A stretch of the Clostridium botulinum genome encodes the following:
- a CDS encoding esterase/lipase family protein, with protein sequence MRGFLKKLSSKLLIIPFLVMFLATPAFAKETKQYSKDVNNDYPIVLVHGFMGWGRDEVLGFKYWGGFNDIQQALRHKGFKVYTASVGPISSNWDRACELYAYIKGGRVDYGEAHSKKNGHLRYGKYYPGVYQEWGTKDNKGNIKKVHLLGHSMGGQTIRTLVQLLKEGSQEERNNTKRDTLSPLFKGDKSWVFSVTTVSTPHDGSSLGDKNNYYIDKYGQKIVCALASLTGNVKDFVYDFDIEQWGLKRKSNESIFSYSSRVWNSSIWNTKDISRWDLSPQGARELNRWVKAQPDVYYFSWTTKATRSLPITGNVVPDPIYMNPVLIPTATFIAHHTDRKGGINIDSKWFHNDGAVSVISANGPKLGSKDKIVEYDPKKSPKKGEWNHMGIIDKTDHMDIVGIGNLRDLTGFYSNIAKQLTTLQP encoded by the coding sequence ATGCGTGGATTTTTAAAAAAACTATCAAGTAAGTTACTAATAATACCTTTTTTGGTTATGTTTTTAGCGACTCCAGCATTTGCAAAGGAAACAAAACAATATAGTAAAGATGTAAATAATGATTATCCAATTGTGTTAGTTCATGGATTTATGGGATGGGGACGAGACGAAGTTTTAGGATTTAAGTATTGGGGCGGATTTAATGATATTCAACAAGCTTTAAGACATAAGGGATTTAAGGTGTATACTGCTTCTGTTGGACCTATTTCAAGTAATTGGGATAGAGCATGTGAACTTTATGCCTATATTAAAGGGGGAAGAGTTGACTATGGAGAAGCTCATTCAAAGAAAAATGGACACCTAAGATATGGAAAATACTATCCGGGAGTGTATCAAGAATGGGGTACAAAAGATAATAAGGGAAATATTAAAAAAGTTCATCTTTTAGGACATAGCATGGGTGGTCAAACTATACGTACCTTAGTACAGTTATTAAAAGAGGGTTCACAAGAAGAAAGAAATAATACTAAAAGGGATACATTATCTCCATTGTTTAAAGGAGATAAAAGTTGGGTATTTAGTGTAACTACTGTTTCAACTCCACATGATGGAAGTAGTCTTGGGGATAAAAACAATTATTATATAGATAAGTATGGTCAAAAGATAGTTTGTGCATTAGCATCATTAACAGGAAACGTTAAGGATTTTGTGTATGATTTTGATATAGAACAATGGGGACTTAAGAGAAAATCAAATGAAAGTATATTTAGTTACTCAAGTAGAGTATGGAATAGTAGTATATGGAATACAAAGGACATATCAAGATGGGATCTTTCACCACAAGGTGCAAGAGAATTAAATAGATGGGTTAAAGCACAGCCTGATGTATATTATTTTTCTTGGACAACTAAGGCAACAAGAAGTTTACCAATAACAGGGAATGTTGTTCCAGATCCAATATATATGAATCCTGTATTGATTCCTACAGCAACATTTATTGCTCATCATACAGATCGTAAGGGCGGAATTAATATAGATTCTAAGTGGTTTCATAATGACGGAGCTGTAAGTGTTATAAGCGCTAATGGTCCTAAGTTAGGATCAAAAGATAAAATAGTAGAATATGATCCAAAAAAATCTCCTAAAAAAGGAGAATGGAATCATATGGGTATAATTGATAAAACAGATCATATGGACATTGTAGGAATTGGAAATCTTAGAGATTTAACTGGTTTCTATTCAAATATAGCAAAACAGTTAACAACTTTACAACCATAA
- the ltrA gene encoding group II intron reverse transcriptase/maturase produces the protein MNNSNKLQRKQTTQYRGRLVEVEVELQGKRGAQSNNLALAKGERENNVVDDTNNLLEKVLARENMLKAMKRVVANRGSHGIDGMRVDELRGFIIKNWLTIKQKLLEGRYKPSPVRRVEIPKPDGGIRLLGIPTVLDRLIQQALAQELNKIYDPTFSDNSYGFRPNKSAKQAILKSRQYINERHKWVVDIDLEKFFDKVNHDILMERLSRRIKDKRVLKLIRNYLKSGIMINGLKVKSDKGTPQGGPLSPILANIMLDEVDKELEKRGHRFCRFADDCNIYVKSKKAGLRVMASIRKILEGLLKLKVNENKSAVDFVTRRKFLGFSFYFAKGGANIRIHEKSYKRFTNKIRKLTNRNKGISMEYRVYMINQLTIGWINYFGIAKANAKIQKIDSWIRRRLRSCIWKQWKKVKTRGRNLIKLGLPTYKAWEYANTRKGYWRISKSPILDTILNNKYIENLGYKSISKRYQLIHNS, from the coding sequence TTGAATAATTCAAATAAATTACAAAGAAAGCAGACAACTCAATATAGAGGTCGCCTTGTGGAAGTAGAAGTGGAACTTCAAGGTAAACGAGGGGCGCAGAGTAATAATTTGGCGTTAGCAAAGGGAGAAAGAGAAAACAATGTAGTAGATGATACTAATAATCTACTTGAAAAGGTTTTAGCTAGAGAAAATATGCTAAAAGCTATGAAAAGAGTAGTTGCCAATAGAGGAAGTCATGGTATTGATGGTATGAGAGTCGATGAACTTCGAGGGTTTATTATCAAAAATTGGCTAACAATTAAGCAAAAGTTATTAGAAGGAAGGTATAAACCTTCACCAGTTAGGAGAGTGGAAATACCAAAACCTGACGGTGGAATTAGATTGCTTGGAATACCTACTGTACTTGATAGATTAATACAACAGGCATTAGCTCAAGAACTTAATAAAATTTATGACCCTACCTTTTCGGATAATAGCTATGGATTTAGACCAAATAAAAGTGCTAAACAAGCTATATTAAAATCAAGACAATATATCAATGAGAGGCATAAATGGGTTGTTGATATAGACTTAGAAAAATTCTTTGATAAAGTTAACCATGATATATTAATGGAAAGACTTTCAAGAAGAATAAAGGACAAAAGGGTACTTAAACTAATTAGAAATTATCTTAAATCTGGAATAATGATAAATGGATTGAAGGTAAAATCAGATAAAGGTACACCGCAAGGTGGTCCATTAAGCCCAATACTTGCTAATATTATGCTTGATGAAGTAGATAAAGAACTTGAGAAAAGAGGTCATAGATTTTGCCGATTTGCAGATGACTGCAACATTTATGTCAAAAGTAAAAAGGCAGGATTAAGAGTTATGGCAAGTATAAGAAAAATACTTGAAGGTTTATTAAAACTTAAAGTTAATGAAAATAAAAGTGCAGTAGATTTTGTGACGAGAAGAAAATTTCTTGGATTTTCATTCTATTTTGCAAAAGGCGGAGCCAATATAAGAATACATGAAAAGTCATATAAAAGATTCACAAATAAAATAAGAAAATTAACAAACCGTAATAAAGGTATAAGTATGGAATATAGAGTTTATATGATTAACCAATTAACGATTGGATGGATTAATTACTTTGGAATAGCGAAAGCTAACGCTAAAATACAAAAAATAGATAGTTGGATAAGAAGAAGGTTAAGGAGTTGTATTTGGAAACAATGGAAAAAGGTTAAAACTAGAGGACGAAACCTCATAAAACTAGGTCTTCCGACCTATAAAGCATGGGAATATGCAAATACAAGAAAAGGCTATTGGAGAATATCCAAAAGCCCAATTCTTGATACAATCTTAAACAACAAATATATTGAAAATCTTGGTTACAAAAGTATATCTAAAAGATATCAGCTAATACATAATTCTTAA
- a CDS encoding ABC transporter ATP-binding protein, translating into MIKLRNIKKTFQDTEVLKNVNLNIEKGELVVLIGPSGCGKTTTLKMLNKLIKPTSGQIFINGEDISKKDSIKLRRNIGYVIQQTGLFPHMTVGDNISLIPYLEGYEDEKIRKRTIELLHMVGMKPEKYIDRYPNELSGGQQQRIGVARAFATNPQIILMDEPFSALDPITRNQLQDELFNIQENMKKTIVFVTHDMDEALKLADKICIMKGGVVVQYDTPENILKNPSHGFVEEFIGKNRIWNQPEYIKAEDIIIEDPVKAVATRTVLQAAEIMHERHVDSILVVDKTNTLIGIVTLKDIRRNRENYSKVILKDIMKADVVCIHKDKTIVDILEVMNVKNVGYIPVVDDEKKLLGLITRSSLINVLSGQFLDIDGVGM; encoded by the coding sequence ATGATTAAACTAAGAAATATAAAGAAAACATTTCAAGATACTGAGGTTCTAAAGAATGTAAATTTAAATATAGAAAAAGGAGAGTTGGTTGTGCTTATAGGACCTAGTGGATGTGGTAAGACAACTACCTTAAAAATGTTAAATAAGCTCATTAAACCAACATCAGGACAAATTTTTATAAATGGTGAAGATATATCTAAGAAAGACTCAATAAAGTTACGAAGGAATATTGGATATGTAATACAACAAACAGGGTTATTTCCTCATATGACTGTTGGAGATAATATAAGTTTAATACCATACTTGGAAGGATATGAGGATGAAAAAATAAGAAAAAGGACTATTGAATTATTACATATGGTGGGAATGAAACCAGAAAAGTATATAGATAGATATCCAAATGAGCTTAGTGGAGGACAACAACAAAGAATAGGTGTTGCAAGAGCATTTGCAACAAATCCACAGATAATATTGATGGATGAGCCTTTTTCGGCATTAGATCCTATTACGAGAAACCAACTTCAAGATGAGCTTTTTAATATACAAGAAAATATGAAAAAAACAATAGTTTTTGTTACTCATGATATGGATGAAGCATTAAAATTAGCTGATAAGATTTGTATCATGAAGGGTGGGGTAGTAGTACAATATGATACTCCAGAGAATATATTAAAAAATCCATCTCATGGTTTTGTTGAAGAATTTATAGGTAAGAATAGAATATGGAATCAGCCAGAATATATAAAAGCAGAGGATATAATTATAGAAGATCCAGTAAAGGCAGTTGCTACAAGGACAGTACTTCAAGCAGCTGAAATAATGCATGAGAGGCACGTTGATAGCATTTTAGTTGTTGATAAAACAAATACATTAATAGGAATAGTAACCTTAAAAGATATAAGGAGAAATAGAGAAAATTACAGTAAAGTAATACTTAAAGACATTATGAAAGCAGATGTAGTTTGTATTCATAAGGATAAAACTATTGTTGATATACTTGAGGTTATGAATGTAAAAAACGTTGGTTATATACCGGTAGTAGACGATGAGAAAAAGCTTTTAGGATTAATAACTAGAAGTAGTCTAATAAATGTTTTAAGTGGACAATTTTTAGATATAGATGGGGTGGGGATGTAA
- a CDS encoding ABC transporter permease/substrate-binding protein has protein sequence MRGFFIYVFQRKGEIISLLLQHIGLTLASVVVAILIGVPLGILISRNKKFSGPIIGVANIIQAVPSLALLGFLIPILGIGSTPAVFMVFLYSLLPIIKNTYIGLSSINPDMLEAADGMGLTSGQKLKMIQLPLALPIIMAGIRIASVTAVGLMTIAAFIGAGGLGYMVFTGVQRVNNYMILAGAIPSGILALFIDFISGKIENSVVPEGIKQIPSNKKRKARSRKREKRNKRIAMIIVGIICTILVSACAYKIYDDNRSIVVGSKNYTEELILGNMYATLIEKNTNLRVKRTGINLGGAGVTFQALKSGDIDIYPEYTGVALVNIMGRKAVNDPDKAFNIVKDYFNKEYNITWMEPMGYNNTYVLAINKDIAKQYSLKNLSDLSKVSDDLILGCTMEFSDRQDGYLGIKDFYDMKFKNLKSLDGSLRYSALQSKEADVIDAFATDGLLKVYDLVRLKDDKRFFPPYYAAPIIRNDALKKHPELKKVLNMLAGKVSEEDMTELNYKVDKLGQDPRKVADDFLIKRKFIK, from the coding sequence ATGAGAGGTTTTTTTATTTATGTTTTTCAAAGAAAAGGTGAAATTATTAGTTTATTACTTCAACATATAGGACTTACATTAGCTTCTGTGGTTGTGGCTATATTAATTGGAGTACCTCTTGGAATATTAATTTCAAGAAATAAAAAGTTTTCAGGTCCAATAATTGGAGTTGCAAATATAATACAAGCAGTACCAAGTTTAGCTTTGTTAGGATTTTTGATTCCTATATTAGGTATAGGAAGTACGCCAGCAGTTTTCATGGTTTTTTTATATTCATTGTTGCCAATAATAAAAAATACTTATATAGGGTTAAGCAGTATAAATCCGGATATGCTAGAAGCAGCTGATGGTATGGGACTTACTTCAGGACAAAAGTTAAAAATGATACAACTTCCATTAGCATTACCAATTATAATGGCTGGTATTAGAATAGCTTCTGTTACAGCTGTAGGACTTATGACAATAGCGGCTTTTATAGGTGCAGGTGGACTTGGTTACATGGTATTTACAGGTGTTCAAAGAGTTAATAACTATATGATTCTAGCTGGGGCTATACCATCAGGAATTCTTGCACTTTTTATAGATTTTATTAGTGGAAAGATAGAAAATTCAGTGGTCCCAGAAGGAATTAAGCAAATTCCAAGTAATAAAAAAAGAAAGGCAAGGTCTAGAAAAAGGGAAAAAAGAAATAAGAGAATAGCTATGATTATAGTTGGAATTATATGTACTATATTAGTAAGTGCTTGTGCATATAAAATATATGATGATAATAGGAGTATAGTTGTAGGATCTAAAAACTATACTGAAGAACTTATACTAGGAAATATGTATGCAACGTTGATTGAAAAAAATACAAATCTAAGAGTAAAAAGAACGGGAATAAACTTAGGTGGAGCAGGGGTCACGTTCCAAGCATTAAAATCAGGAGATATAGATATATATCCTGAATATACAGGTGTTGCATTAGTTAATATTATGGGAAGAAAGGCAGTAAATGATCCTGATAAAGCATTTAATATAGTTAAGGATTACTTTAATAAAGAATACAATATTACATGGATGGAGCCTATGGGATATAACAACACATATGTTTTGGCTATAAATAAAGATATAGCTAAACAATATAGTCTTAAAAATTTATCAGATTTAAGCAAAGTTAGTGATGATTTAATTTTAGGCTGCACAATGGAATTTTCAGATAGACAAGATGGTTATTTAGGAATAAAGGATTTTTATGATATGAAGTTTAAAAACCTAAAATCTTTAGATGGTTCTCTTAGATATTCAGCGCTTCAAAGTAAAGAGGCAGATGTAATAGATGCATTTGCAACAGATGGACTTTTAAAAGTATATGATCTTGTAAGACTTAAAGATGATAAAAGATTTTTTCCACCATATTATGCAGCTCCAATAATTCGAAATGACGCTCTAAAAAAACATCCAGAATTAAAAAAAGTTTTAAATATGTTAGCGGGAAAAGTAAGTGAAGAAGATATGACAGAACTTAACTATAAGGTAGATAAATTGGGCCAAGATCCTAGAAAAGTTGCAGATGATTTTTTAATAAAAAGAAAGTTTATAAAATAA
- the aroF gene encoding 3-deoxy-7-phosphoheptulonate synthase, whose protein sequence is MIIIMKTNALKENIQKIKEAIMAKGIGVHESKGDKFCILGLVGDTSNLDPDQIKANGDVEKIVHVQEPYKKANRMFHPNDSVIKVKDRFIGGNKLSIMAGPCSVESEEQIVKLAKNVKKSGATFLRGGAFKPRTSPYSFQGMGLEGLELLKIAKAETGLPIVTEIMSPNLVDKFVEDVDVIQVGARNMQNFDLLKELGKTNKPILLKRGLAATIEELLMSAEYIMAGGNENIILCERGIRTYETYTRNTLDLSAIPVIKKHSHLPVIVDPSHAGGIWWLVEPLAKAAVAVGADGLMIEVHNNPEKAKSDGAQSLKPKKFDELMKQLTTVARAVGKEI, encoded by the coding sequence ATGATTATTATTATGAAAACTAATGCATTGAAGGAAAACATACAGAAGATTAAGGAGGCTATTATGGCAAAAGGAATTGGTGTCCATGAATCTAAGGGAGATAAGTTTTGTATACTTGGATTAGTGGGAGATACAAGTAATCTTGATCCAGACCAGATTAAGGCTAATGGAGATGTTGAAAAAATAGTTCATGTACAGGAGCCTTATAAAAAAGCAAACAGAATGTTTCATCCTAACGATAGTGTTATAAAAGTAAAAGATAGATTTATCGGAGGAAATAAGCTTTCGATAATGGCAGGACCATGTTCAGTAGAAAGTGAAGAGCAAATTGTTAAACTTGCAAAAAATGTTAAAAAGTCAGGAGCTACATTTTTAAGAGGGGGAGCATTTAAACCAAGAACTTCTCCATATAGTTTTCAAGGAATGGGACTAGAAGGATTAGAACTTTTGAAGATAGCAAAAGCAGAAACAGGATTACCAATAGTTACAGAGATTATGTCACCAAATTTAGTTGACAAATTCGTTGAGGATGTAGATGTAATTCAAGTTGGTGCAAGAAATATGCAAAATTTTGACCTTCTAAAAGAACTAGGAAAAACTAATAAGCCAATTCTTTTAAAAAGAGGGCTTGCAGCTACAATAGAGGAGTTACTAATGTCAGCAGAATATATAATGGCAGGTGGAAACGAAAATATAATTCTTTGCGAAAGAGGCATAAGAACTTATGAGACATATACAAGAAATACATTAGATTTAAGTGCTATACCAGTAATAAAAAAACATAGCCATTTACCAGTAATCGTTGATCCTAGCCATGCAGGAGGTATTTGGTGGCTTGTAGAACCTTTAGCTAAAGCTGCTGTAGCTGTTGGAGCAGATGGACTTATGATAGAAGTTCATAATAATCCTGAAAAAGCGAAAAGTGATGGGGCTCAATCATTAAAGCCTAAAAAATTTGATGAGTTAATGAAACAATTAACAACAGTTGCAAGAGCAGTAGGAAAAGAAATTTAA
- a CDS encoding prephenate dehydrogenase: MEDFDFNITIVGLGLMGGCYASSLKKLNPRNIYAVDIDKEALKLGKKRGIIDKGFTSPEIPLKESDLVIICLYPNRVKEFIKDNIKYFKSGTIITDVTGIKTNFIEEINELLRDDIDFVFGHPMAGREFSGVKYSSKEVFQNANYIITPNKRNKVQSISIIEDIVKKIGFSSVKKISPELHDRVIGFTSQLPHVIAVSLVNSDNLGLDIGKFTGDSYRDLTRIARINTRLWTELFIGNKENLVSEIEGFQENIQELKLAIVNEDIKELNNILNKACKKREGMS; the protein is encoded by the coding sequence ATGGAGGATTTTGATTTTAATATAACTATTGTAGGGTTAGGACTTATGGGTGGATGTTATGCAAGTTCATTAAAAAAACTTAATCCAAGAAATATATACGCAGTAGATATAGATAAGGAAGCTTTAAAATTAGGAAAAAAAAGAGGTATTATTGATAAGGGGTTTACAAGTCCAGAGATTCCACTTAAAGAATCTGATTTAGTAATTATTTGTTTGTATCCAAATAGAGTTAAAGAATTTATAAAAGATAACATTAAGTATTTTAAAAGTGGAACCATTATAACTGATGTTACAGGTATAAAAACAAATTTTATAGAAGAAATAAATGAATTATTAAGAGACGATATAGATTTTGTATTTGGACATCCAATGGCTGGTAGAGAATTTAGTGGTGTTAAGTATTCATCAAAAGAAGTTTTTCAAAATGCAAATTATATAATAACTCCAAATAAAAGAAACAAAGTACAAAGTATAAGTATTATAGAAGACATAGTTAAAAAAATAGGTTTTTCCAGTGTAAAAAAAATAAGTCCAGAACTTCATGATAGGGTTATAGGATTTACAAGTCAGCTTCCTCATGTTATAGCTGTGTCATTAGTAAACAGTGATAATCTTGGTTTAGATATAGGAAAATTTACAGGGGATAGTTACAGAGATTTAACAAGAATAGCGAGAATAAATACAAGGTTATGGACGGAACTTTTTATAGGCAATAAAGAAAATCTAGTGAGTGAAATAGAAGGGTTTCAAGAAAATATACAGGAGTTAAAGTTAGCAATAGTAAATGAAGATATTAAAGAATTAAATAATATATTAAATAAAGCATGTAAAAAAAGAGAGGGGATGTCCTAA
- the aroB gene encoding 3-dehydroquinate synthase, whose product MKELRINLGENSYSIFIDRGLIESIGRKIKGIYSNNKIAIITDKNVDKFYGDIVVKNLIDSGFNVKKIVINPGEKSKSVDVLLEVYDSLLEFGITRGDLIIALGGGVVGDLTGFASATLLRGIPYIQIPTSLLAQIDSSIGGKVAVDLPKGKNLIGNFYHPKAVFIDADVLKTLNKRFFYDGMAEVIKYGCIKDKKLFYNLLNLNTHEELMNNIEDIIYSCCIIKKDVVEKDEKDIGDRMLLNFGHTIGHAIEKYFNFDKYTHGEAVALGMYAITKKSESMNLTKQGTSKLIRDILIKYNLKWDIYMDDKESILYTISLDKKNKGEFMNIVLLNEIGEAFIHKVNKKEVVNFI is encoded by the coding sequence ATGAAAGAACTTAGGATAAATCTTGGAGAAAATAGTTATTCTATATTTATAGATAGGGGATTGATTGAGTCTATAGGTAGAAAAATTAAAGGTATTTATAGTAATAATAAAATAGCAATTATAACAGATAAAAATGTAGATAAATTTTATGGAGATATAGTAGTAAAAAATTTAATAGATAGTGGATTTAATGTGAAGAAAATAGTAATAAATCCAGGAGAAAAAAGCAAGTCGGTAGATGTATTGCTTGAAGTATATGATAGTTTATTAGAATTTGGAATTACTAGAGGAGATCTTATAATTGCTCTTGGTGGAGGGGTTGTAGGAGATCTTACTGGATTTGCATCGGCAACTTTATTAAGAGGAATTCCGTATATTCAAATACCTACTTCATTACTAGCACAAATCGATAGCAGTATAGGGGGTAAGGTAGCAGTTGATTTGCCGAAGGGAAAAAATTTAATAGGAAACTTTTATCATCCTAAAGCAGTTTTTATAGATGCTGATGTATTAAAAACACTAAATAAAAGATTCTTTTATGATGGCATGGCAGAAGTAATAAAATATGGTTGTATAAAAGATAAAAAATTATTTTATAATCTATTAAATCTTAATACACATGAAGAACTTATGAATAATATTGAAGATATAATATATTCTTGTTGTATCATAAAAAAAGATGTAGTTGAAAAAGATGAAAAAGATATAGGGGACAGAATGCTTTTAAACTTTGGTCATACTATAGGGCATGCCATTGAAAAATATTTTAATTTTGATAAATATACTCATGGTGAGGCAGTAGCTTTAGGTATGTATGCAATAACTAAAAAAAGTGAAAGTATGAATTTGACTAAGCAAGGTACATCAAAACTTATAAGAGATATTTTAATTAAATATAACTTAAAATGGGATATATATATGGATGATAAAGAAAGTATATTATATACAATATCATTAGATAAGAAAAATAAAGGTGAATTTATGAATATAGTTCTACTTAATGAAATTGGAGAAGCTTTTATACACAAGGTAAATAAGAAGGAAGTAGTTAATTTTATATAA